The proteins below are encoded in one region of Streptomyces sp. NBC_00490:
- a CDS encoding TraR/DksA C4-type zinc finger protein, with product MSLDMSLAETRLQRLTAHEALQRLEHERASRLTQLRAIDEAEAEAEEQVMAAQKGTIQRILTEVEAAVARVQDGSYGTCQGCAKPIPVERLEILPYTRFCVPCQRNAA from the coding sequence ATGTCACTCGATATGTCTCTGGCCGAAACCCGCCTTCAGCGGCTGACGGCGCACGAGGCCCTCCAGCGCCTCGAACACGAACGTGCTTCCCGCCTCACCCAGTTGCGGGCCATCGACGAGGCCGAGGCGGAAGCGGAGGAACAGGTGATGGCCGCGCAGAAAGGCACCATCCAGCGAATCCTCACCGAGGTCGAGGCTGCCGTCGCCCGTGTCCAGGACGGCAGCTACGGCACCTGCCAGGGCTGCGCCAAGCCCATCCCGGTCGAGCGCCTGGAAATCCTGCCCTACACCCGGTTCTGCGTCCCCTGCCAGCGCAACGCCGCCTGA
- a CDS encoding TraR/DksA family transcriptional regulator, whose protein sequence is MVNHQIIDDDRSTTLSIEDLVALRENLHEQRLFRQEQLQQLSAAATIRTDALRAQQTASQLEVRVKLTASARMVLADVEAALTRMDQGRYGTCHLCRGPISRERLVIVPQARYCAQCQQVREASR, encoded by the coding sequence ATGGTGAACCATCAGATCATCGACGACGACCGCAGCACGACCCTGTCGATCGAAGACCTCGTCGCACTGCGCGAAAACCTGCACGAGCAACGCCTGTTCCGCCAGGAACAGCTGCAGCAGCTCTCAGCCGCGGCCACGATCCGCACCGACGCGTTGCGCGCCCAGCAGACCGCCTCCCAGTTGGAGGTCCGCGTCAAACTCACCGCCTCCGCCCGCATGGTCCTCGCCGACGTCGAAGCCGCCCTCACACGCATGGACCAGGGCCGCTACGGCACCTGCCATCTGTGCCGCGGACCCATCTCCCGAGAACGACTGGTGATCGTGCCTCAGGCCCGCTACTGCGCCCAATGCCAACAGGTCAGGGAGGCCAGCCGGTGA
- a CDS encoding Rv1733c family protein, with amino-acid sequence MDGEIPLAQPPPEEPPRVLLWRNPLRRRTDLVQAWIAVGLFLTVLAGAPAAMFLVGDTAYRHYKETARHQAATRHHLPATLIHDAPRHPEPGSDEAKRALYPATVRFTDLQGHARTAKTDVEPALIAGSTVRVWATADGKITDPPLTTEQVRNHTMGCAVLATMAVPLLGAAAYGYATRRLERRNLAQWDAAWPATAQRWTTYP; translated from the coding sequence GTGGACGGCGAAATACCCCTGGCACAACCGCCCCCCGAAGAACCCCCGCGCGTCCTCCTGTGGCGCAACCCCCTGCGCCGTCGCACGGATCTCGTGCAGGCATGGATTGCCGTTGGCCTGTTCCTGACTGTCCTAGCCGGCGCCCCCGCCGCCATGTTCCTGGTCGGCGACACCGCCTACCGTCACTACAAGGAGACCGCCCGGCACCAAGCCGCCACCCGACACCACCTTCCCGCCACACTGATCCACGACGCCCCCCGCCACCCGGAACCGGGATCGGACGAGGCGAAGAGGGCCCTGTACCCGGCGACCGTCCGCTTCACCGACCTCCAAGGACACGCCCGCACCGCGAAGACCGACGTCGAACCCGCCCTGATCGCTGGCAGCACCGTCCGTGTCTGGGCCACCGCTGACGGAAAGATCACCGACCCGCCCCTGACCACGGAACAAGTCCGTAACCACACCATGGGCTGCGCCGTCCTTGCCACCATGGCTGTTCCCCTCCTCGGCGCCGCCGCATACGGCTACGCCACCCGCCGACTGGAGCGTCGCAACCTCGCCCAGTGGGACGCTGCCTGGCCAGCTACCGCTCAGCGGTGGACCACGTATCCCTGA
- a CDS encoding STAS domain-containing protein has product MTIVSGRCLVARVSGEMDYQSTPWFRARFKELIARGGRFLVLDLAEVSFCDSAGLNELLGARRQADAIGAVLVLACVPAPLRRTLQMTGADHVLRVFDTVADAQAVFGG; this is encoded by the coding sequence GTGACGATCGTCTCTGGCCGCTGCCTGGTGGCGCGGGTCAGCGGCGAGATGGACTACCAGAGCACTCCGTGGTTCCGGGCGCGGTTCAAGGAACTGATCGCACGCGGAGGCCGCTTCCTCGTACTGGACCTGGCCGAAGTATCGTTCTGCGACTCGGCCGGGCTGAACGAGCTGCTCGGAGCGCGGCGGCAGGCGGATGCGATCGGGGCGGTGCTGGTGCTGGCGTGCGTGCCCGCGCCGCTGCGGCGGACCCTCCAGATGACTGGAGCGGATCACGTCCTGCGAGTGTTCGACACCGTCGCCGACGCCCAAGCGGTCTTCGGCGGCTGA
- a CDS encoding response regulator transcription factor: MRPISVLLADDQPMIRTGFRLILEAEGGIEVVAEASDGREAVTETARLSPDVVLMDIRMPHMDGVEATELIVRNSPSSRVIVLTTFDLDAHVVDALRSGASGFLVKDGPADSLVEAIRTVATGDAVLAPRVTRRLLDRFAAMPSQSTPSPPPRLDALTVRELDVLRTLARGLSNAEIGRELGIGETTVKTHVAHILDKYQLRDRVQAVVLAYDCGLVTPRTTSATDAG; this comes from the coding sequence ATGCGTCCCATCAGCGTCCTGTTGGCAGACGATCAGCCCATGATCCGGACGGGCTTCCGGCTCATTCTGGAGGCTGAGGGGGGTATCGAGGTCGTGGCGGAGGCGTCCGACGGCCGGGAGGCCGTCACGGAGACCGCACGGTTGTCTCCCGATGTCGTCCTCATGGACATCCGGATGCCCCACATGGACGGCGTGGAAGCGACCGAGCTGATCGTCCGCAACAGCCCGTCGAGCCGCGTCATCGTCCTCACCACCTTCGATCTGGACGCACATGTCGTGGATGCGCTGAGGTCCGGCGCGAGCGGCTTCCTGGTGAAGGACGGGCCGGCCGACTCGCTCGTCGAGGCGATCCGGACGGTGGCAACCGGGGACGCCGTACTGGCTCCCCGGGTCACACGGCGGCTGCTGGACCGCTTCGCCGCTATGCCCTCGCAGAGCACTCCGTCACCGCCGCCTCGCCTGGACGCACTGACGGTCCGTGAACTGGATGTCCTGCGCACACTGGCCCGGGGACTGTCGAACGCCGAGATCGGGCGTGAACTGGGGATCGGTGAGACGACGGTGAAGACCCATGTCGCGCACATCCTGGACAAGTACCAACTGCGCGACCGGGTGCAGGCTGTGGTGCTCGCGTACGACTGCGGCCTCGTGACACCCCGCACCACATCCGCGACCGACGCTGGCTGA
- a CDS encoding sensor histidine kinase — protein sequence MKAIRSLAGHGIPPAVTDTGLALLAVAGCLALPEAVPAGDQALRTPDAWWLGLVLLTAVPLAVHRHVPLVSLLITASAATALQGLSYVPQVAGPQGTSIGPTYLAVAAAVFLTAVRRGPWLTTVVAGVFVPLDALTEALLAPAGHRLAAFVTVAVLLLAAWAFGRLARARTAIRDEAVERAAALEREQAANARAAVMHERARIARELHDIVAHNVSLMVVQTIAADRVQDRAPEKAHELHATVEQTGRDTVTELRRLLDVLRTEEEEERHDPSKEPPQPTVDAVPSLVDSVRATGLDVDFAVSGAPLALPAGTHLTAYRIVQEALTNTMKHAGPTRARVDLVWEDQPARLAIRICDDGAVGVAPGVRDATVVAHGAGHGLVGMRERIAAVGGTLHTGPRPGGGYCVHAVLDLA from the coding sequence ATGAAAGCGATCAGGTCCCTGGCCGGCCACGGCATACCACCCGCGGTGACCGATACGGGACTGGCCCTTTTGGCGGTCGCCGGCTGCCTGGCGCTGCCCGAGGCCGTTCCGGCGGGCGACCAGGCACTCCGCACACCTGACGCCTGGTGGCTCGGCCTCGTACTGCTGACCGCTGTGCCGCTCGCCGTGCACCGTCACGTACCGCTGGTGAGTCTGCTGATCACGGCGTCGGCGGCGACCGCGTTGCAGGGTCTCTCCTATGTGCCGCAGGTGGCCGGACCGCAAGGCACCTCGATCGGCCCCACCTATCTGGCTGTCGCCGCGGCCGTGTTCCTCACGGCGGTTCGTCGGGGACCCTGGCTCACGACCGTCGTCGCCGGTGTGTTCGTGCCCCTCGACGCACTGACCGAAGCGCTGCTCGCACCGGCCGGACACCGGCTGGCTGCGTTCGTCACCGTGGCCGTCCTGCTGCTGGCGGCCTGGGCGTTCGGCCGGCTTGCGAGGGCTCGTACCGCGATCCGGGACGAGGCCGTGGAACGCGCGGCGGCGCTGGAACGGGAGCAGGCCGCCAACGCACGGGCGGCGGTGATGCACGAGCGGGCGCGCATCGCCCGCGAATTGCACGACATCGTCGCGCACAACGTGAGCCTGATGGTCGTACAGACCATCGCCGCCGACCGCGTGCAGGACCGTGCTCCGGAGAAGGCCCATGAGCTGCACGCGACGGTCGAGCAGACGGGCCGGGACACCGTGACGGAGCTGCGTCGGCTGCTGGATGTGTTGCGCACCGAGGAGGAAGAGGAGCGGCACGACCCCTCCAAGGAGCCACCGCAGCCGACCGTCGACGCCGTGCCCTCGCTGGTCGACTCCGTACGGGCCACCGGTCTGGACGTCGATTTCGCTGTGTCAGGTGCACCGCTCGCCCTGCCGGCCGGGACCCATCTGACGGCCTACCGCATCGTTCAGGAAGCGCTGACCAACACGATGAAGCATGCCGGTCCGACCCGTGCTCGGGTTGACCTCGTCTGGGAGGACCAGCCGGCGCGGCTCGCCATCCGGATCTGCGACGACGGCGCGGTTGGCGTCGCGCCGGGAGTGCGGGACGCCACGGTGGTCGCGCACGGCGCCGGTCACGGGCTGGTGGGTATGCGGGAGCGGATCGCCGCGGTGGGCGGGACGCTGCACACGGGCCCGCGCCCTGGGGGCGGCTACTGTGTGCACGCCGTGCTGGACCTGGCGTGA